CGGCCTCGGCGCGCTCTTGGCCCGCAGCTGGCCCCAGACGGGGTGCTTAGCCGCCTGGCCGAGGGGCTGCCCGCCGGACCAGGCGGACAGCGCGCCAAGGACGGGGCCCAGGGCGTCGCCGGCGGCGGACAGCCGATAGGGCTGGCCGTTCCCCTCGGTGTCGGCCAGACCGTCGGCAACGAGCTGGCGCAACGGCGGGTAGATGTTGGTCCAGTCGCTGCTGGGCATCACGATCCGGGCCAGAGCCCGGCCGCTGACCTCCTCACGCGACTTGAGCACCCACAGGATGGCTGCGGCGTGGCGCCGAGTGAGCAGAGTGAGGCTGTCCTCGATCTGCTCGATCGCAGGCAGCGGACCATCGGCCTTCTCCAGGTGCTCCTCGGCCCAGGTGACGATCATCGGCAGGATCGGCAGCAGGGCAGTGGCTCGCTCGGTGTGGCCGTAGGTCACATGCCGTGCGGTGTGTTCGGTGCGCTCGACGAGTCCGGCGTCGCACAGCGACTTGAGCTTCGGGTGAAGCTGGCCGCTCTGCAGCCAGGGCACCTTGGCCGCCAGCTCGCTGTAGCGCAGCGGCGGGCCGGAAAGGGCCAGCAGGATCCTCACGTTCCAGCGCGGGGTGATCATGGCGAGGGCCTCGGTGACCCGGGCGATGTCGGCGTCGGCGTCGGGGGGCAGAGCGGTGATGGCCAAGGGAGGAACTCCTGGGTGAAAGGAAGAGGGGTCGCCTGAGGGTCAGCGGCTGTGTGCCGCGCTCTGCGCCGCAAGGGGCGCGGCCGGGGCAGGAAGTGTGGGAGTCGGGGAGGCAGCGGTCGGAGCCGGGGCGCGGGCCAGGCTCTGCAGGACGGCGGCGGCCGAGTTGGCCTGGGTCTCGCGGACGGCGACGGCTTCGGTGAGCCGGCGGGTGCCGTCGACGAGGTGGGAGACCTCGTGCGGACCGATCTGCCGCTCGGGGAGGATAAGACGGGCCAGATGGTCGCGGTGGAAGTCGATGCTGCGCTCGGCCAGGGCGAGGGCGTCGTGCATGCCGAGCAGGGCGGAGAGCATGCCGGGTGGCTGGTCCCGCGCATGGGCTTCGAGGCGGGCGAGCGGTGCGCCGTACAGGTCCTCGATCCGTCCGGCTATGTCGGTGGACGTGAGGTGCGGCAATCAGGGGCTTTCACGGTCGGCGGGTCCGGGCCGCCCCGGCACGTTGGGGTGCCGGGGCGGAAGACGAGGGCAGGGGGGCGGTGGCCCTGAGCTGAGCCGTTCGTATGGGCCGGGACTGCTGGGCGGGCGGGGGCATGGTGCGCAGCAGCTTGACGAGAGCTGAGCGATAGCCGTCGCGGGCCTCCAGCGCCGCTTCCAGCCACTGCGCGTCGAAGCGGAGCTTGTCCGCCGACAGCTCGCTCATGGCGCGGTCGGGATCCATGTCAGCGTGGACGCGGTCGCGGACGCGTGCGACCTGCTCCTCGGTGAGCGCCAGGAAAGAGCGCAGCTCCAGAGCATGGGCCAGCGCGGGCGAAGCATCGAGGCTGGCAGCAGCCTCGTACAGCTCGGGTACCGGGTTCCCGAAGACCTTCTGCAGGTCGGCGTCCATGGTGCTGGCCTTGTCCCGGCTCATCGGGCGAACCTGCCGGCCGCCACGCCGACGCCGGCGCGGGTGTCCCTGCCAGCCGATTGGGGGCGCTGGTCTGTACTGACGGGCCGGTCCGGGGCCGGAGGCGGGCCAGGCGCTCTGCGGCGAGATCCTTCTTGCCAGGAGCGTCCGGGTCGAGGAGCCAACGTAGGACTATGGCCCGGCCGTCGCAGGCGGTGACCGCGGCGTTCACCCGGTGGGCGAGGCCCATCGTCGGGTCGTCGACCTCGCTGGGCTGGGTCTGCAGAGCTGCCAGGAGGTCGTCTTCCGCGCGCTCCAGCACGGACTGGGCCGCGACGAGAAGGCCGTGCCACTTGACGACGTCGGTGGCGTCGGGGTTCGCGGTCGGAGCGGCGGCGACCGCATCCTTCAGCTGGTCCATGCCCATGTCGAAGCGGGCCTCGATCCGTTCGGTGAGCACGCCAACGACATCCGCAGACTCATGGGATATGCCGTCAGTCAAAAGAGATCTCCTGTTCTGGAAAGGCCGGTGCTCGGGTAGTACGAAGGGCAGCTTTACTCGGCGCCCGCGCCGCATAGCGGGACGGGCTGGATGCGGACGTCACGGCAGACGCTGGGCGGGGATGGCAGGCAGCATCGGAAGCACGAGCGCGCCGAACATCGCTGCGCGTATGGCAATTCAGTTGGAGCGCATAGGGAAGAAACCTCCGTGAAGGCACAGGGAATGCGGGGAAGGCGCCACGGGTGCTGTTCCCGGCGGCTGTATAAGAGTCCGGAGAATCGCCGGTTTGGCTAACCGGCGATCGTCGGCTATGTTGCGCCGCCCGCGACTGGAATAGCGCTCAGCGAGAACGGCTGGGCGCGTGTGGGACAGGAACCTTCGCTACACCTGCCGAGCGGCTGACGGTGGCTGCCGCGCGGACGCGTGGGAGCGGCCCGGCCTCGCCTGTGAGGCGGTCGTCGCACCACTGCAGGGCCTCTCCGACCGTGTCAAAGCCGCCCTCCCGCAGGGTGTGCGTCCACGTCTCGGTATCAACCTCCTCGACCAAGACGCGGAACGGCGATGGGGCACGCTCGTCAAGAGCGCGCAGGGCCACGACGATGACCATGTCCTCGGGATCGTCGCTGGTGTAGGAGTAGCCCATGGCGTAGTGCTCGCCGTCGCCCGCGAGGCGTCGCTCCAATGACCGCGTGGCGTCGTCCGCCGGAGGCGGGCCCAGTTGATGGTCAAGGTCGATGGCGTCGGGCGGGCAGCCGCGGAGGATGAGCCAGGACTGCGCCATCGCGGGCAGCGGCAGCGGTGCCTGCTCGAAGCTAAACGTCTGCTTCTCGTGATCCCGTTGCAGATGCACGGCGAGAACCTGGGCCATACCGGGGTGGCCCCAGGTGGCGGAGCGGTCAAATAGCACGTAGTAGCTGTTCGGGCCGTCGTGATGTGCGGCGAGGGGAACGAGCGAGTCCTCGTGAACGCCGACCTCGCGGTAGAAGTCGAGGTATCGCTCCTCGTCGGCGTGGAGGTCGTCCAGCTCGAAGTCGACTTGGGGGGTGGCTTTCCGGTTCGTGGCCGGTTCGGTGGGGGACAACAACAGCCTTTCGGTGGCCTGGAGTTCAGCGTCGCTTCGCCGGAGTGGAAGGCCATGCGCCCGGGCGAGCCAGCGCATGCGTTGAACGAGTCCGGCGGGCGTCCAGCAGTGCGGCTCGTCCGGCGTCGGTGAGGGAGACGGGCTGGCCGGCGTGCACCGGGTGGCTGGTGTCGCGGACGATCAGACCGGCGCGTTCCAACTTCTGCATCTGGGGATAGGGGATGCGGGCGCCGGAAGAGGCGGTCACGGCTGCCCTGCCGGTCAGGAGGTGTTCGTGGAGCTTGGCACCGCCGGCGATGGCGAGCATTACCGCCTGGTCATCAGCCGAAAGCGGTGGTCCGTCGGACGTCGTCGCGGCGGCAGTCTCGATGGGCTCCAAGGCGGCGAGGACCTTTTGGGCGGCGGCGTCGCGCGTGGAGGTGGCTTCCTCCAGCTGCTCCACGGTGCGGTCGATGCGTACGAAGAGAGCGCCGTCGACAGGGAACTCACCGCTCGTGAGCCGGTTGAGCAGTTTGAGGTAGAAGGTGACGCCGGTCTGGGCGTTGGACAGGGTGCGGTGCCGGTCGACCAGCTGGGCATGCGGTTCGTCGAGGGCGCCGCGGTCGCGGTAGGTCCACAGGATGTCAATTTCGTGTCCGGTAGCGGCTTCGATGCGGTGGTCGAGTTGCGTGACCGCACGCCGGGTGAGTGTCGGCGCGGGTTGAGGGGGCATGGGCGACGCTCCGTGCGTTCAGCGGGTTGGAGGGTGCGCGGGGTTGGGTGCGGGACGGGGCAGACCCGGCAGTGCAGTAGGCGGCGGACCGGGCCGGGGCACAGGAGGACGGGTGGTCAGTTGCGGAGAGCGCGAGCGGGCGGCGTGCGTGCGGGCGCTCAACGGCCGACGGGTCATCCCCAGGCGGCGGCCGACCTCGTCGTAGACGTCGTTGCCCGCACGCGGCCGGATCGCGACGACGTGGACCTCCTTGTGGTGGGCGGAATTCGCAGGCGCCGGGCGGACGCAGTAGACGACGCGCCAGTCCTTGCGGCGGTCGACGAACAGCTTCCGCAACCCCTCCAGGTCTCCGTCGAGGCGCTGTCCGAAGCGCTGCGCGGTCACGACTTCCTGCAGGTAGGCGAGGGTGAGGTCGCGGATATCGATGGGGGCCTGGAGGAGATCGGTCAGCGCGCGAGGATCGAAGCTCAGGGCGAAGGCGGGCTCTCCCGCTCCCCCGCTCATGACGCTGGCTCGTCCGGCTCGGCACTGCCTGCGCCATCCGCCGAGGCCGCGGTCTCCGTGCGCACGGACGGCGGCGGGCCGAGCAGGAGACGGTGCGCGGGCCGGTCGGGGGAGGTCATACAGGCCGACAGAGGTCCGCCCGGCGCGCGGATGGCCGCGACAGCGTGGGTGAGGAAGTCCCGGTGCCACACGAACAACCCGGAGAGCCCTGCTTCGGGGTCCTTGTGCTGCTGGTAGGCGAGCCACAGGGCGTGAAGCCAGGCCACGACGTCGTCGTGTTCCTGCCACTGCAGGCACCAGGGCGCCGCGGTGGTGACCTCCGCACCGTAGACCGGGAGGAAGAAGTCGTCGACCCAGTCGGACAAGGCGTCGAGTTCGTCTTCCCTTTCCTCCTCGTCGAGCTCCAGGATCGGGCGGGGCTCGGGCTGAGCGGGCGCCGGAGGCCCGCCGAATCCCGGCATGCCAAACGCGGCGAAGGGCGAGCCACTCGGCGCCGGGGCGGATGCGAGGTGGTCGAGTTGCTGCGCCTGTTGCGTCGACTGCTCCATGAGCCGCCGCACGCTCGCCTCGATTCCCTCCAACTGCGGATCCGAGATACGAATCGGCTCCAACCCTCCATCGCCAGACAGTTCTGCGGATTCAGGCATTGAAAGTTCAGCCTCCTACGAGACACGGGAAGAGAAAGGGCGAGAGCGACGTCACGCGGGTCGCCCAGCAAGGGCGCGTGTCCGCTCCGGCGGTGCTGTGCCGACGGCTATGCAAGGGACCGGGTGAGTTGGCGGCAGGAGAGGACGCGGCTCAGGTTGCGAGGACCACGTCGTCCTGCGTGAGGGTTGCGCGGATCGTCTCGGTGAGCCGGTCGGCCGCAATCGACGCGTAGTGCTCGGTCTTCTCCACGCCGATGAAGTCCCGGCCTTCCAGCAGAGCGGCGACGCCCGTGGACCCGGAGCCGGCGCAGAAGTCGAGGACCGTGCCACCTTCAGGGCTGATCTTGACCAGCTCACGCATCACCTCGACCGGCTTCTGCGTGATGTGCTGGCGCTGCGCGCCCGAGGGTTGCGACGCCGAGTACATACCAGGCAGGTAGACCGGGTTCCGGGAGCCGTCGATCGGCCCCTTGGATGCCCAGACGACGAACTCGCAGTTCTGAGTGAACCTGCCCTTTTGGGGCCTGGCCTGCGGCTTGTGCCAGGCCAGCACACCCCTCCACAGCCATCCGGCCGCCTGGATCGCGTCCGTTGTCGTCGGGAGTTGGCGCCAGTCGGTGAACAGCAGCGCGGTCCCTCCGGCCCTCGTCAGCCGGTGCCCTTCGGTCATGATCTGCGTCAGCCAGAAGCCGTAGGAGCGCTGGTCCATGTTCTCGCCCGTGAAGTCGGCGAGGTCGTTCTTGGCGCCGACGGAGGTGTACTTCTGCTTCGCGGACCGAGTGGTGCGCTCCTTCGCGGTCCGGCCACCGCTGTTGTATGGCGGGTCGGTGATGACGGAGTCGACGCAGCCGTCCGGAAGGCCGGAGAGAACGACCAGAGCGTCGCCCTGATGCAGAGAAAAAGGCAAAGAGTAACCCCTATCGAGTGCGAAAAAGCGGAAAGTAACTGCCGCCTCGCGCAGGAGTCCTCGCGGGCCGGGAGCGGGCATGCAAGAGCCCAGGGCCGCAGACCGAGGAGAAGCGAGGGGAGTGCAAAAACTGTAGAGGCCAATCCGCCGACGACCAAGAAGCGCCCTGATGAGGTGCCGGAAACCGGCACCTCACGCGGACTTTTTGGTCAACCGCCGATCCGGGCCTACTGTTTTTGAACCGCCCGGCGCACACCGCCGCTGGCTACTCCCCTGCCCCACCTCACGGAGATATCCTCCTGCCCCGGCACACCTAGCTCATGGCACGGCCACACACGGAGCGAGCGGCAACTCGCCCACACCGGCCCGCCTCCGATTACCTCCCCCCGACTGCCGGCCGCGCTGTTCCACCACGCCTCGCGTACGCGGCAGGCCGGACACCGCACCTCTCAAGGAGCCGTTCATGACGTCTCGCTACCCGCCCATGCCCGAAACCGCTGACAGGCGAGCGGTCCGCTCAGGTTGAAGGGTCTCGCCGCCAGCATCGGCGTCGTCTTCCTCTCTCCGATCCTGGTCGCCGGCACCGGCATGATGCTGGCCCACTCCGCCGA
The sequence above is a segment of the Streptomyces griseoviridis genome. Coding sequences within it:
- a CDS encoding winged helix-turn-helix transcriptional regulator; the protein is MAITALPPDADADIARVTEALAMITPRWNVRILLALSGPPLRYSELAAKVPWLQSGQLHPKLKSLCDAGLVERTEHTARHVTYGHTERATALLPILPMIVTWAEEHLEKADGPLPAIEQIEDSLTLLTRRHAAAILWVLKSREEVSGRALARIVMPSSDWTNIYPPLRQLVADGLADTEGNGQPYRLSAAGDALGPVLGALSAWSGGQPLGQAAKHPVWGQLRAKSAPRPWVSSSSRPAPAGLPPARTTGTGPAWHSRDLFSHAANRRPTAALPAGGARR
- a CDS encoding type II toxin-antitoxin system RelE family toxin, coding for MSGGAGEPAFALSFDPRALTDLLQAPIDIRDLTLAYLQEVVTAQRFGQRLDGDLEGLRKLFVDRRKDWRVVYCVRPAPANSAHHKEVHVVAIRPRAGNDVYDEVGRRLGMTRRPLSARTHAARSRSPQLTTRPPVPRPGPPPTALPGLPRPAPNPAHPPTR
- a CDS encoding DUF4913 domain-containing protein, with product MEQSTQQAQQLDHLASAPAPSGSPFAAFGMPGFGGPPAPAQPEPRPILELDEEEREDELDALSDWVDDFFLPVYGAEVTTAAPWCLQWQEHDDVVAWLHALWLAYQQHKDPEAGLSGLFVWHRDFLTHAVAAIRAPGGPLSACMTSPDRPAHRLLLGPPPSVRTETAASADGAGSAEPDEPAS
- a CDS encoding DNA-methyltransferase translates to MPFSLHQGDALVVLSGLPDGCVDSVITDPPYNSGGRTAKERTTRSAKQKYTSVGAKNDLADFTGENMDQRSYGFWLTQIMTEGHRLTRAGGTALLFTDWRQLPTTTDAIQAAGWLWRGVLAWHKPQARPQKGRFTQNCEFVVWASKGPIDGSRNPVYLPGMYSASQPSGAQRQHITQKPVEVMRELVKISPEGGTVLDFCAGSGSTGVAALLEGRDFIGVEKTEHYASIAADRLTETIRATLTQDDVVLAT